CTCCGCTCCCGCCAGTTCTCCCTCCCCGAGTTCGTCCGCTACCTCATCTCCGAGTACAAGAAGATCCTCGTGGTAAGCTGCATTAACCATGTCCTCGTTTTTCCGAGGTACTAGCAGAGTAGACGCGCACCAGCTGAAACTGAAACCGGCGCGTGGATGCAGAGGCTGTACGATATGGGCGCGCGGCGGGTGCTGGTAACGGGGACGGGGCCGCTGGGCTGCGCGCCGGCGGAGCTGGCCCTGCGGAGCATCGACGGGCAGTGCGACACGGACCTGATGCGCGCGGCGGAGCTGTTCAACCCGCAGCTGTCGCAGGTGCTGTCGGAGCTCAACGGGAGGTACGGCGAGGGGACGTACATCGCCGCCAACTCCATGCGCGTGCACTTCGACTTCATCAGCAACCCGGCGGCGTACGGGTTCAGGACGGCCAAGGAGGCGTGCTGCGGGCAGGGGCCGCACAACGGCGTCGGGCTGTGCACGGTGGCGTCCAACATGTGCGCCGACAGGGACGAGTACGTGTTCTGGGACGCCTACCACCCCACGGAGCGCGCCAACCGGATCATCGTCAGCCAGTTCATGACCGGATCGCTCGACTACATCAGCCCGCTCAACCTCAGTACCGTCCTCCAGATGGATGCCAGGCTCATGAACTGATTCATCTGTCTCACCAGAGCACCAGACCAGAGCTAGCAAGCTACTCCAACACTCTAGCTTCGTGATAGTCATAGTAGTACCAGTTTAATTGTCGATCGTTAGCCTTGTTTGGTTTGTTGCTGCATCCTGTGGTGCACGCTGTTCTCGGGTCGGTTTTGAATGGTGGCGTTGTGTTCGTGTGTTGTTAATTGGAGATCAATAATATATGTGATAGCAACATCTTTGAGACACAATGGCAATTTGACTCGATTTGATTGGGACCGGACTGAAATTTTTGACACCTAAATTCACGAAAAAGGCAAAATTAGCCATGCGCGTTTAGTCGTGCTGTGAAAAGCAGCCACATGCAtccatttgtttttatttttaatgTCTGGATGAATTCTGGACTTGAGATCATTTGTGTGTAACTTCATGCATGCTAGTCTCTTTCCAAACTTGTGCCAGGAGCTATACGAGTAATGCATTTGCTGATGCTTCTTTCCCCGGGATTACACCAAATAACTTGGCTTATCTTTGTAGAAGTCAGCAATGAGTTTCACAAGAAACTTTTGCTCGAATTCCAAACAAAATGATAGAATAGGAAACACCAAACACCCAAGCAGAAAacaaccactagtagaaaaaaaacCTATAATCCCGGTTGgtaagggcctttagtcccggttttggaACCGGGACCAATCATTCAGGATTAAAGGCCcttccctttagtcccggttgtaaaacAAACTGGGACTAAAGGTCCCGCCACGTGGGCTACTGGCGCGCGTCGAGAaaatgacctttagtcccggtttgtaacaccaaccgggactaaaggttatttcaTTAATTTTTTTAATCCATTTTGTTATGCCCAATTATTTTTTgctctttttttctatttttttctccagaatttctagtatttcagttatttaactagtttagtctctaactacacttaatctataACTacgcttaatctctagtcaaattacttacccgtggtccaacttcccgctcggtcatccatcctcccactactccagcactagcacgcttaacttctaagTTTCTTTCCCGTCctgcttccaagtgcttcgcgcgcatgttgtgatactagtataatatcaatcctattaacatgttgatcgatgtcacacttatttcttgttcgaattccaaataattattttaataaataaaattaatgaCGTAATAACATGTTGTGATAATTGTATTATAATTTACTTTTTTATAAATATTAATTTTTTAAATTTGTATTATAATTGTTCTTTAATATTAATTTTTTTAATAATTTTTTGCCAAactttgaaaatttgaaaatctaaaaaattgGCCAACTtaatggttaagtaatagtaatctttatgcatgatgaaatattaattttaaaaaatttaaaatagaAAATCCTGAATTTTTGGCAAAACCTAAAATCTTcccgctttcatattttcatttagaattttgagaatctaaaaattggctaactgcTTAATCCTGAAtttggatgtaactttttcccacgatgattttgatatattatacgttttttttcgacgtcgtatgcaaaagttaatgcggttttaccatttctcaaaccttttttgcaaaaaagtgaaaattcaaatttgttaattttccttaatagtaggttgcataacatacaagaatctgaaaaaaaattattttctgaattttctatcattttcttttctattttacagtgttaaaaaagacGATCCACgggtggagggggggggggggggggggggggtgggggtgcGGGGGGAGCCAAAAAAAAcccaaaaccctttagtcccagttcgtattaccaaccgggactaaagggtagacctttagtcccggttggtagtacgaaccgggactaaagggttttgctCCAGAggccaccctttagtcccggttggtattacgaaccgggactaaagggtccaaacgAACCAGGACCAATGGGTGGGGTCGCTTCGTGcggaacgaaccgggaccaatgccgccATTGatcccggtttggttcaaaatgGGGACATTTTCTCCCAGGGCTTGGGacgaaaggcctcttctccactagtgagcGTAACTAGGTCATTGCATCACGATTGTCTTGATTGGGCTTTTGATTATATTCACATATCTCATAGAAAATATGTTTTGTTGCTAAAGCTATATTTTGACATGTCGTTCTATAAAGTGGAACACTAAGTTATCCTATAAGTATATCGTCAGATACAAAGGCTTTGGACAAAGATGGTGTGGTTCAATCTACATGAAGTTCAAGGGAAAATGTATAAATGCACGCGGGGTGTTTGGTAGAGGGACCTCTCCCCCCTTCGTTTTGTTCGTCATGCTCATCTTGTGCAAGTTTTTTTTCAATGATGCATTGCCCCAGGGTCTTCTATAAGATCCTACTACTCTTGTGTCCTCACACCAGTTTCATACCTCAAGCTCTACTCTGATAAAAGTTCATTATCATAAATCAAACCTCTTTCAAACCATTATTGTTGTAGAAAACAATTGTGATGTTCACGCTACTTTCATGTCTTGTCAGCTTGGTTCTTTTCCCTTTACACATACATACCTTTCCCTAGGTTTAAATTAAACCCTAGAACTTTTGTTTGCCTATAGTAACACGAATTGAAAGGAGGCTTCAAATTTGGTCCCAGTTCATAACATGCGGGGCCAGTTTCAGATGGTTAACTGAGTCTTATTTGCATTTCTAACTTTTTATCTTAACATTGTCAAGATTTACAAAATGATTATTGAGCAATCGAAAAAATACAtaagtgtaagggtattttacccttatccattattttggtaacaatgacaccgttgctagagtatttggtctaatacatgtctatGAGATTATTCCTAGGTATTAGCCAAAAaggcataatggtgtatcaatggaacaagaaggaaaagggagaccccccactttGACAGAAATGAAGAAGGGCTGCTCAGCAGCAGGCCGGTCaatggcccggtcagaccggtcgTGGCGCCAGGCGGGCCGGTtctgaccggcccctggaccggtgcacACCGGGCACGATCGAGGGGACTTTTCCCCTTTGCCCGGCCGTAGCCCGGCCtggcgcccggtttggaccggaatgctccagtcactggcccggtctgaccgggctgtggaccgaacGACACGGCACCAACCGGGTCCTGCTATGGTGGCAACCGAAGGCCATGTACTGCGCGACAAAGACCTGCCCCGGTCAaggcccggtcccagctccggtttagACCGGAAGGTCCGGCCTCTGgttcggtctgaccggcctctgcgccggaTGGTCCGGTCTTAGGCccagttgaccgggtttctcgaagaaatGCTGAGGTGGATAAGTTGCAACGGCCagatttcaagtgacactataaataccccttctcctacatctgaacagttaggcactacactacaagctgttcttgagctctctctctctctctctcatactccattgttagaaacatcaaaagcctcagatctccctcctcctccacccaaactcgaaTCCCTTCGGGGAAAAGATAGAGGAAGGCCTGATCTACTGTTCCACCGAGCCAAATCTTGTTCCCCATATTCATCAAtatacttgctctctagggttccttggaaaccctaggtgggcaaaagaagtccggaagcatccgcgctgtggatttgctcctgacaagattgtgaaggtttggaggctacctcaaagtctaccacaagtgagtgagctattccttcgtgggataggctccggagaatagggtgagccttcgtggcgttggggaatcctttgtgggacctccacccctccaaacgtgacataccttcttgcaaaggaagggaacacgggaataaacactcgtctccgcgtgctatcggttatctctaaccgaactccttacttgtgatataactgcccgtgagagccttcgtgctcgagttacttgtatcatcatatagggtgcctcacctagtttgcattaggctcatctttatattccgcaaagcctaatattgcaaagaaagaattaaaatttgtagaaacctattcacccccctctaggtttaccatctctgaactttcaataaGACAATGTCTTTGGAGAGGAGGGGTTTAAGTAACACATACCAATCTTGTATCATGGTCTATGCCGTGCAGAGGAGAGACTAAAGGTGGTTTGGTCATCCTTGATCTTCAAGTTCAAAATAATTGTCTCATCATGAAGACTCTAGATAAATTCTTCAACCAGGCTAGCTAATCGTTTTTCCTTGGGTTAAACTAATCCAGGGGTACTTCTATGCAAATGCCATGTCTCCTGCTAAACATAAAAAATGTTCCTTTTGGTGGATAAAATTACCACCTAAATTCAAATAAATCGCAAGTTGTTGTCTAAAGAGTGGTTCTTCAATCCTTTTATGTAATGGTAATGGAGTCAAGGATTTTTAAAACCAGTATTTGCTCAAACGTCTTCATTGTAATTTCAATAGATATCTAGTTTAACCAAGAAATGCAACATGACATTTTGTTGGGATTATCCTTCTGGGGTAGCCATTGGGTGTTGTGCATAGACATTGCAAACAAAAATTAGCAACATATATAGGATTATCCGTTGAAGGGGTGCTACGTGTGATGTTATTCACAAAACCGGTACATCACAAATACATACACGTAAGGTACTTGctaattttagagttgaacatgaACGCCCTGGTGATACATCTCAAATTTATATCTTTTTTTCCAAGTATTTTGCTTGTAGTTTCGTCCAAAATCACACCCTAACTTGGAATAAAACTATTGGAACTCCTTTTTAAAGCAAATTCTTCGTTTTGTCTTTTCTCATGGAAAGAAACTTATTAAACTCAAGGATAATTACTAGAGAAGTTTTTATGTGAAAGAAGCTGTATGGGCCGAACAGATGGATGAGAAGGCCAACATGGTGTGATACGTcataaatgtatctataatttttgatgctccatgcttgttttgcaccaattcatatatgttttgctcacactttgttgcactttatacattttccggcactaacctattaataagatgccacaatgtcagttccctgttttctgctgttttgtatttcagaaaagttgtacaagaaatattctcagaattggacgaaacaaaagccgaagtcaatattttaccgtaacgaagacagagtccagagggagACGAAGAAAGGCCACTGGGCAGCCAGAACATTCCATGGCgcaggcccaggccaggccgcaccatggggtggtgtgggcccccttgaCCTCCACCgatcttgcccttccgcctatatatccacgatctcgggaaaaacctaaacacccaaGCCTCCATCTAAGAAAAGTTCTGTTGTGGCCGTCATCacggaccctagctcgggagggttctgaagctcttccgggCACCCTGTCGtagggggagatcatcaccgaaggcctctacatcgccatgcccgcctccgaagtgatgcgtgagtagttcatccctggagtatgggtccgtagcagtagctagatgattgtcttctccaatttgtgcctcatgtttagatcttgtgagcttccctaccagatcaagatcatccttatgtaatgctacatgttgtgtttgctgggatccgatgaatattgaatactacgttgagatcgattatatacttgtcatatgttatttgtgatgttgcatgctctcagttgctagtagttgctctggccaagtaaatgcttatgactccaagaggtagtatttatgctcgatagtaggttcatgcctctagttttctagaagagtgaaaataacttctaagattgtagatgtgttgttgctactatggagaaaacaacaatgttttatccaagggtaattctattgtttactttacacacattgcttaatgcgataatctgttgcttgcaacctaatactggaaggggtttagacgataaccggaaggtgggttattagtcatagacgcagttggattaaggtctatgtattatgttgtaatgcccaaacgaatctcatagtaatcatcttgtcatgtatggtctttattctgtcaattgaccaactgtaatttgttcacccaacatgttatttatctttatagagagacacctctagtgaactgtggaccccggtcctttcttttacactgataaattcatctactgcaatcctgttctgtttactttcttgaaagtgcatggagcccccatgtgtggttttggtaattaatgacaatccttatggactaatgtttgcattgagttttaTTTGTAGGTCttttccataggcaatgcttgaaccatttgttggcttcaaggttgcaataagaagaaattaatgaagtatatcaagtgtcaagtatgtcttgaagatgaagatgaagtgagccctcaagttacttcaagacatcaacataatgaagtgcaagttcaagatgagccaactcgaagatatcataagcttgaagcttgccatgaagaaatgaagtgctagttcaagatgagccatctcgaagagatcctttgcttgactcttgccatccatatggtgatcatggatatgagaagatgcgccgaagaagaagctctcccatggtggattatgggggagcaatccacaagacttcgtcaagcaagcacaatcaagaaaggcgttccatcttgttacggtcaagaccatcatcatcaagctcaagtggaatgcgcaatgttaaggtttgctcttgatagggtttctttctcaccggtttcAGAgtatagttggagaccggtttatagtttagttgccgtactatcaagagggctctcgagtgagtaactcgatcatatcgttcggagagagctcaaaactttgcatccttgcatcatctttcttggttgttatttggatcttatccatgtgatgttttagagcttgtgcttattctcatgacaagctctagttcatcgaaaacggatttcacatagatcacttgttgcgttttcgagtttggttcatcatctttcttggttgttatttgggtcttatccatgttatgttttagagcttgtgcttattctcatgacaagctctagttcatcgaaaacggattttgcatagatcacttgttgcgttttcgagtttggtgattttatCGGTTTgtcatgttgaggtgttgcacctctaaaaattATAGAAAATCACCCCCACTGGTTTCCATATTTCCACTttttgttgggtagctcttggtcatcctctttccaacaaaattggtttcactccaTTCGGAGCTACCAATCTTAAGATATTGATTTTACAAGTTTGCTAGGCCGGATTTtctgggccggatatttgccaaaTATCCGACCCCCGAAATTTGGCTAAGGATTCGAGGCGATCCGGCTCAGTACTACCCCAGATAtttggccggacttttggccggaatTTCCCCAGGGCCGGAATTTTTGTGGGggtgggggcggattatccggccccaacttaggctggattatccggccctaaaagttccccaacggctggattttggtggggggtataaatacccccttcttcctccttgggctgttgcttctctcattctctctctcctccattgttgaactagagaagcttgctctatctctcaatccctccatgattctttcccccatttgagggaaaagagagaggagatctagatctacatcttgaccaatcaaatccctctctttgtgagtggaatccactagatctagatcttggagaaatttggtgttcctcctcttatttgttcttcctctcttattcccccaatagcttttgtagctttgttggaatttgagagagaaggacttgagcatctttgtggtgttcttgccatttcatttggtgcatcggtttgagttctccacggtgattcgtggtggtgaaagaaagaaggttgttactcttgggttcttggaaccctagacggattctaggcctttgtgacaatttgttgggagcctccaattaagttgtggatgtgtgccccaatctttctataaggcccggtttccgcctcgaaggaaatcccttagtggaaccgtgacctaggcctttgtggcgagggtcaccggagaataaggtgaggcgccttcgtggtgttcggtgtgtggtgtgagtaccgcatcttggggtgaggcctttgtggcgttggtgtgcatcgagcaaccacacctcaaggtgagcctcttgtggcgttcgggagcactaagccaccgcacctctccaatggagattagcactcgcaagagtgtgaacttcgggataaatcttcgtctcccgcgtgcctcggttatctctatacctgaGCTCTTTACTGATGCACTCTACCTTGTGAtatccatcgtgcttgaagttatatatatatcttgctatcacataagttgcttgtattgcttagcataagttgttggcgcacataggtgaaccattgcttagaataagttattggtgcacataggtgaaccatagtatatagcctttgggcttgacaaagtaaacgctagttttattccgcatttgttaagcccatctcgtaaaagttttaaatcgcctattcacccccctctaggcgacatccgtgtcctttcatttctgcaagcactgttctctttaattccactgcgaacat
This Lolium perenne isolate Kyuss_39 chromosome 1, Kyuss_2.0, whole genome shotgun sequence DNA region includes the following protein-coding sequences:
- the LOC127299437 gene encoding GDSL esterase/lipase At5g33370, translated to MMSGGALGGCGLLTTIVALGVALLATPSECARAFFVFGDSLVDNGNNNYLLTTARADSPPYGIDYPTHRATGRFSNGHNIPDIISEQLGAEPTLPYLSPELHGAKLLVGANFASAGVGILNDTGIQFVNIVRISKQLKYFQEYQWKLRALVGASQAQQVVNRALVLITLGGNDFVNNYYLIPFSLRSRQFSLPEFVRYLISEYKKILVRLYDMGARRVLVTGTGPLGCAPAELALRSIDGQCDTDLMRAAELFNPQLSQVLSELNGRYGEGTYIAANSMRVHFDFISNPAAYGFRTAKEACCGQGPHNGVGLCTVASNMCADRDEYVFWDAYHPTERANRIIVSQFMTGSLDYISPLNLSTVLQMDARLMN